A genome region from Arachis duranensis cultivar V14167 chromosome 6, aradu.V14167.gnm2.J7QH, whole genome shotgun sequence includes the following:
- the LOC107491648 gene encoding uncharacterized protein LOC107491648 isoform X1, with translation MDTKEEAEPLEDKASSPILQKISEGSFKVAGEASKSMYSGDAAGGRGGGDGNGNGNGGGGSGSGGIGGVGVGSRVPQKRPSLLHRRAQTELFTQGIQRVDSFQKLKAHVNKAFRWGNRFREPDSPSSDSPSHLSLEVMANQKRQWYQLHPKSMDCVNYKEPTTLFEHFVIVGLHPDTNLDAVEHAFARRKRWQIEKEKSEYVDYKMPKPDTTLEPQILFKYPLGKKLTVPRKELCSFCFPEGVKASMLERTPSLSELNELVYGQEHLGRDDLSFIFTLKAADSATLYGVCLHVPEIVQRPPGILDMYCPPSPRPFSSRFLVSAPRCYCLLTKVPFFELHFEMLYSLIAQERLNRITQFVNELNLTGGIPTSKPDDQVSLHVECPETESFSDWMSFAIPVEGAAVITAAAAGILSDDEVIQLSPKIWESPKIWESPKRWDSCSQSPASMTASDASEFFLARDIEKDGRKNIQGHDNCAVETTEIHDSTERTQGNGESDQLSPKFGTPFSARSCELERLESLDSLASSTAKSVVWEDDDDLFANNERDYGDGFLIEFPTEKKNDLLQIVHRYHSHCIPPRGTEFIFHPLEHLQAIQYIRHSVEVLGFSNSLNSSEPAQAKAKLAAAEEAFALSIWTTATTCRVLSLESMLSLFTGVLLEKQVVVVCPNLGVLSAIVLCLIPMIRPFQWQSLFLPVLPGSMLDFLDAPVPYIVGIQRMPDDSHMKTNNLVLVNATKNQVKMCQLPKLPQYRELYSQLSPIHAKLKNESSHAKRHPIHRCNEAQAKAATQFLNVVWHYLESLCSDLKSHTITSVQSNNDRVSLLLKETFIDSFPNRDQLFMKLFVDTQLFSVLSDSRISSFERGQL, from the exons ATGGATACAAAAGAAGAGGCTGAACCTCTTGAAGATAAGGCCTCATCCCCAATTTTGCAGAAGATATCTGAGGGGTCATTCAAAGTTGCAGGTGAAGCATCAAAGAGTATGTACTCTGGTGATGCTGCCGGTGGCAGAGGCGGTGGTGATGGTAATGGTAATGGTAACGGTGGTGGTGGCAGTGGCAGTGGTGGTATTGGTGGGGTCGGTGTTGGATCAAGAGTGCCACAAAAGAGGCCTAGTTTAttacatagaagagctcaaacTGAACTTTTTACCCAAGGGATTCAACGTGTTGACAGCTTTCAGAAGTTGAAGGCTCATGTTAACAAGGCTTTTCGATGGGGAAACAGATTCCGCGAACCAGATTCCCCATCATCAGACTCCCCGTCGCATTTGAGCCTCGAGGTCATGGCGAACCAGAAACGGCAGTGGTATCAGCTTCATCCCAAATCTATG GATTGTGTAAACTATAAGGAGCCAACCACGCTTTTTGAACATTTTGTGATTGTGGGGCTGCATCCTGATACTAACTTGGATGCTGTGGAGCATGCATTTGCTAGAAGGAAACGATGGcaaatagagaaagaaaaatctGAATATGTAGATTACAAAATGCCAAAGCCCGACACAACTTTGGAACCACAG ATACTTTTCAAATATCCTCTTGGAAAGAAGCTAACAGTACCACGGAAGGAGTTATGCTCCTTTTGCTTTCCTGAAGGTGTAAAG GCATCAATGTTGGAGAGGACTCCATCTCTAAGTGAATTAAATGAACTTGTCTATGGACAG GAACATTTAGGCAGAGATGATCTATCATTTATCTTTACACTCAAG GCAGCAGACAGTGCAACACTTTATGGAGTTTGTTTACATGTGCCTGAAATTGTTCAGAGGCCCCCTGGTATCCTAGACATGTATTGTCCTCCATCGCCCCGTCCATTCAGCAGCCGGTTTCTGGTTTCTGCACCACGCTGTTACTGTTTGCTGACTAAAGTTCCTTTCTTTGAGTTACACTTTGAAATGTTATACAG TCTCATTGCACAGGAGCGTCTGAACCGGATAACTCAGTTTGTAAATGAGTTGAATCTTACTGGAGGCATTCCCACGTCGAAGCCAGATGATCAAGTGAGCTTACATGTTGAGTGCCCAGAGACAGAATCATTTAGTGACTGGATGTCTTTTGCAATACCTGTTGAAGGAGCAGCAGTAAttactgctgctgctgctgggATTTTATCAGATGACGAAGTGATACAATTATCACCAAAAATATGGGAATCTCCGAAAATATGGGAATCTCCGAAAAGATGGGATTCTTGCTCTCAATCTCCTGCAAGTATGACTGCAAGTGATGCTTCAGAGTTTTTCCTGGCTAGAGATATCGAAAAGGATGGCAGGAAGAATATCCAAGGTCATGATAATTGTGCTGTTGAGACAACAGAAATTCATGATTCTACAGAAAGAACACAGGGGAATGGTGAAAGTGATCAACTTTCTCCCAAGTTTGGAACACCTTTTAGTGCTAGGAGTTGTGAATTAGAGCGGCTTGAAAGTTTGGACTCACTAGCCAG CAGTACAGCTAAAAGTGTGGTTtgggaagatgatgatgatcttTTTGCAAACAATGAAAGAGACTATGGGGATGGCTTCTTAATCGAATTTCCTACG GAGAAGAAGAATGATTTGCTACAGATAGTGCATCGATATCATTCACATTGTATTCCACCTCGAGGAACCGAATTTATCTTCCATCCACTTGAACATCTACAAGCTATTCAATATATAAGACATTCAGTTGAGGTCCTTGGCTTTAGCAATAGTTTAAATTCCTCTGAACCTGCTCAG GCCAAGGCAAAGTTGGCTGCTGCCGAGGAAGCCTTTGCATTATCAATTTGGACGACTGCAACTACTTGTCGAGTTCTGTCCCTTGAATCT ATGCTGTCATTATTTACTGGAGTGTTATTGGAAAAACAGGTGGTAGTAGTGTGCCCCAATCTG GGTGTTCTATCTGCCATAGTGCTATGTCTTATTCCAATGATTCGTCCATTTCAATGGCAGAGTTTATTTCTACCT GTTTTACCTGGATCAATGCTTGATTTTCTTGATGCACCTGTTCCATATATT GTTGGCATACAGCGTATGCCGGATGATTCGCATATGAAAACTAATAACCTTGTTCTTGTTAATGCAACGAAGAATCAG GTTAAAATGTGTCAATTGCCAAAACTTCCACAGTATAGAGAACTTTACTCGCAGTTGAGTCCAATTCATGCCAAACTTAAAAACGAAAGTTCGCATGCTAAAAGACATCCTATACATAGGTGCAATGAAGCTCAG GCTAAAGCTGCAACTCAGTTTTTGAATGTAGTTTGGCACTATTTGGAGTCACTGTGTTCAGATCTAAAATCTCATACAATAACTAGTGTACAATCGAATAACGACCGG GTTTCTTTACTTCTTAAGGAGACATTCATTGATTCATTTCCTAATAGGGACCAGCTATTCATGAAG CTATTTGTAGATACACAACTGTTCAGTGTTTTATCAGATTCTCGTATATCAAGTTTTGAGAGAGGTCAGTTATAG
- the LOC107491648 gene encoding uncharacterized protein LOC107491648 isoform X2, producing the protein MDTKEEAEPLEDKASSPILQKISEGSFKVAGEASKSMYSGDAAGGRGGGDGNGNGNGGGGSGSGGIGGVGVGSRVPQKRPSLLHRRAQTELFTQGIQRVDSFQKLKAHVNKAFRWGNRFREPDSPSSDSPSHLSLEVMANQKRQWYQLHPKSMDCVNYKEPTTLFEHFVIVGLHPDTNLDAVEHAFARRKRWQIEKEKSEYVDYKMPKPDTTLEPQILFKYPLGKKLTVPRKELCSFCFPEGVKASMLERTPSLSELNELVYGQEHLGRDDLSFIFTLKAADSATLYGVCLHVPEIVQRPPGILDMYCPPSPRPFSSRFLVSAPRCYCLLTKVPFFELHFEMLYSLIAQERLNRITQFVNELNLTGGIPTSKPDDQVSLHVECPETESFSDWMSFAIPVEGAAVITAAAAGILSDDEVIQLSPKIWESPKIWESPKRWDSCSQSPASMTASDASEFFLARDIEKDGRKNIQGHDNCAVETTEIHDSTERTQGNGESDQLSPKFGTPFSARSCELERLESLDSLASTAKSVVWEDDDDLFANNERDYGDGFLIEFPTEKKNDLLQIVHRYHSHCIPPRGTEFIFHPLEHLQAIQYIRHSVEVLGFSNSLNSSEPAQAKAKLAAAEEAFALSIWTTATTCRVLSLESMLSLFTGVLLEKQVVVVCPNLGVLSAIVLCLIPMIRPFQWQSLFLPVLPGSMLDFLDAPVPYIVGIQRMPDDSHMKTNNLVLVNATKNQVKMCQLPKLPQYRELYSQLSPIHAKLKNESSHAKRHPIHRCNEAQAKAATQFLNVVWHYLESLCSDLKSHTITSVQSNNDRVSLLLKETFIDSFPNRDQLFMKLFVDTQLFSVLSDSRISSFERGQL; encoded by the exons ATGGATACAAAAGAAGAGGCTGAACCTCTTGAAGATAAGGCCTCATCCCCAATTTTGCAGAAGATATCTGAGGGGTCATTCAAAGTTGCAGGTGAAGCATCAAAGAGTATGTACTCTGGTGATGCTGCCGGTGGCAGAGGCGGTGGTGATGGTAATGGTAATGGTAACGGTGGTGGTGGCAGTGGCAGTGGTGGTATTGGTGGGGTCGGTGTTGGATCAAGAGTGCCACAAAAGAGGCCTAGTTTAttacatagaagagctcaaacTGAACTTTTTACCCAAGGGATTCAACGTGTTGACAGCTTTCAGAAGTTGAAGGCTCATGTTAACAAGGCTTTTCGATGGGGAAACAGATTCCGCGAACCAGATTCCCCATCATCAGACTCCCCGTCGCATTTGAGCCTCGAGGTCATGGCGAACCAGAAACGGCAGTGGTATCAGCTTCATCCCAAATCTATG GATTGTGTAAACTATAAGGAGCCAACCACGCTTTTTGAACATTTTGTGATTGTGGGGCTGCATCCTGATACTAACTTGGATGCTGTGGAGCATGCATTTGCTAGAAGGAAACGATGGcaaatagagaaagaaaaatctGAATATGTAGATTACAAAATGCCAAAGCCCGACACAACTTTGGAACCACAG ATACTTTTCAAATATCCTCTTGGAAAGAAGCTAACAGTACCACGGAAGGAGTTATGCTCCTTTTGCTTTCCTGAAGGTGTAAAG GCATCAATGTTGGAGAGGACTCCATCTCTAAGTGAATTAAATGAACTTGTCTATGGACAG GAACATTTAGGCAGAGATGATCTATCATTTATCTTTACACTCAAG GCAGCAGACAGTGCAACACTTTATGGAGTTTGTTTACATGTGCCTGAAATTGTTCAGAGGCCCCCTGGTATCCTAGACATGTATTGTCCTCCATCGCCCCGTCCATTCAGCAGCCGGTTTCTGGTTTCTGCACCACGCTGTTACTGTTTGCTGACTAAAGTTCCTTTCTTTGAGTTACACTTTGAAATGTTATACAG TCTCATTGCACAGGAGCGTCTGAACCGGATAACTCAGTTTGTAAATGAGTTGAATCTTACTGGAGGCATTCCCACGTCGAAGCCAGATGATCAAGTGAGCTTACATGTTGAGTGCCCAGAGACAGAATCATTTAGTGACTGGATGTCTTTTGCAATACCTGTTGAAGGAGCAGCAGTAAttactgctgctgctgctgggATTTTATCAGATGACGAAGTGATACAATTATCACCAAAAATATGGGAATCTCCGAAAATATGGGAATCTCCGAAAAGATGGGATTCTTGCTCTCAATCTCCTGCAAGTATGACTGCAAGTGATGCTTCAGAGTTTTTCCTGGCTAGAGATATCGAAAAGGATGGCAGGAAGAATATCCAAGGTCATGATAATTGTGCTGTTGAGACAACAGAAATTCATGATTCTACAGAAAGAACACAGGGGAATGGTGAAAGTGATCAACTTTCTCCCAAGTTTGGAACACCTTTTAGTGCTAGGAGTTGTGAATTAGAGCGGCTTGAAAGTTTGGACTCACTAGCCAG TACAGCTAAAAGTGTGGTTtgggaagatgatgatgatcttTTTGCAAACAATGAAAGAGACTATGGGGATGGCTTCTTAATCGAATTTCCTACG GAGAAGAAGAATGATTTGCTACAGATAGTGCATCGATATCATTCACATTGTATTCCACCTCGAGGAACCGAATTTATCTTCCATCCACTTGAACATCTACAAGCTATTCAATATATAAGACATTCAGTTGAGGTCCTTGGCTTTAGCAATAGTTTAAATTCCTCTGAACCTGCTCAG GCCAAGGCAAAGTTGGCTGCTGCCGAGGAAGCCTTTGCATTATCAATTTGGACGACTGCAACTACTTGTCGAGTTCTGTCCCTTGAATCT ATGCTGTCATTATTTACTGGAGTGTTATTGGAAAAACAGGTGGTAGTAGTGTGCCCCAATCTG GGTGTTCTATCTGCCATAGTGCTATGTCTTATTCCAATGATTCGTCCATTTCAATGGCAGAGTTTATTTCTACCT GTTTTACCTGGATCAATGCTTGATTTTCTTGATGCACCTGTTCCATATATT GTTGGCATACAGCGTATGCCGGATGATTCGCATATGAAAACTAATAACCTTGTTCTTGTTAATGCAACGAAGAATCAG GTTAAAATGTGTCAATTGCCAAAACTTCCACAGTATAGAGAACTTTACTCGCAGTTGAGTCCAATTCATGCCAAACTTAAAAACGAAAGTTCGCATGCTAAAAGACATCCTATACATAGGTGCAATGAAGCTCAG GCTAAAGCTGCAACTCAGTTTTTGAATGTAGTTTGGCACTATTTGGAGTCACTGTGTTCAGATCTAAAATCTCATACAATAACTAGTGTACAATCGAATAACGACCGG GTTTCTTTACTTCTTAAGGAGACATTCATTGATTCATTTCCTAATAGGGACCAGCTATTCATGAAG CTATTTGTAGATACACAACTGTTCAGTGTTTTATCAGATTCTCGTATATCAAGTTTTGAGAGAGGTCAGTTATAG
- the LOC107491648 gene encoding uncharacterized protein LOC107491648 isoform X3 produces MDTKEEAEPLEDKASSPILQKISEGSFKVAGEASKSMYSGDAAGGRGGGDGNGNGNGGGGSGSGGIGGVGVGSRVPQKRPSLLHRRAQTELFTQGIQRVDSFQKLKAHVNKAFRWGNRFREPDSPSSDSPSHLSLEVMANQKRQWYQLHPKSMDCVNYKEPTTLFEHFVIVGLHPDTNLDAVEHAFARRKRWQIEKEKSEYVDYKMPKPDTTLEPQILFKYPLGKKLTVPRKELCSFCFPEGVKASMLERTPSLSELNELVYGQEHLGRDDLSFIFTLKAADSATLYGVCLHVPEIVQRPPGILDMYCPPSPRPFSSRFLVSAPRCYCLLTKVPFFELHFEMLYSLIAQERLNRITQFVNELNLTGGIPTSKPDDQVSLHVECPETESFSDWMSFAIPVEGAAVITAAAAGILSDDEVIQLSPKIWESPKIWESPKRWDSCSQSPASMTASDASEFFLARDIEKDGRKNIQGHDNCAVETTEIHDSTERTQGNGESDQLSPKFGTPFSARSCELERLESLDSLASSTAKSVVWEDDDDLFANNERDYGDGFLIEFPTEKKNDLLQIVHRYHSHCIPPRGTEFIFHPLEHLQAIQYIRHSVEVLGFSNSLNSSEPAQAKAKLAAAEEAFALSIWTTATTCRVLSLESMLSLFTGVLLEKQVVVVCPNLGVLSAIVLCLIPMIRPFQWQSLFLPVLPGSMLDFLDAPVPYIVGIQRMPDDSHMKTNNLVLVNATKNQVKMCQLPKLPQYRELYSQLSPIHAKLKNESSHAKRHPIHRCNEAQAKAATQFLNVVWHYLESLCSDLKSHTITSVQSNNDRVSLLLKETFIDSFPNRDQLFMKIFRTTGVKS; encoded by the exons ATGGATACAAAAGAAGAGGCTGAACCTCTTGAAGATAAGGCCTCATCCCCAATTTTGCAGAAGATATCTGAGGGGTCATTCAAAGTTGCAGGTGAAGCATCAAAGAGTATGTACTCTGGTGATGCTGCCGGTGGCAGAGGCGGTGGTGATGGTAATGGTAATGGTAACGGTGGTGGTGGCAGTGGCAGTGGTGGTATTGGTGGGGTCGGTGTTGGATCAAGAGTGCCACAAAAGAGGCCTAGTTTAttacatagaagagctcaaacTGAACTTTTTACCCAAGGGATTCAACGTGTTGACAGCTTTCAGAAGTTGAAGGCTCATGTTAACAAGGCTTTTCGATGGGGAAACAGATTCCGCGAACCAGATTCCCCATCATCAGACTCCCCGTCGCATTTGAGCCTCGAGGTCATGGCGAACCAGAAACGGCAGTGGTATCAGCTTCATCCCAAATCTATG GATTGTGTAAACTATAAGGAGCCAACCACGCTTTTTGAACATTTTGTGATTGTGGGGCTGCATCCTGATACTAACTTGGATGCTGTGGAGCATGCATTTGCTAGAAGGAAACGATGGcaaatagagaaagaaaaatctGAATATGTAGATTACAAAATGCCAAAGCCCGACACAACTTTGGAACCACAG ATACTTTTCAAATATCCTCTTGGAAAGAAGCTAACAGTACCACGGAAGGAGTTATGCTCCTTTTGCTTTCCTGAAGGTGTAAAG GCATCAATGTTGGAGAGGACTCCATCTCTAAGTGAATTAAATGAACTTGTCTATGGACAG GAACATTTAGGCAGAGATGATCTATCATTTATCTTTACACTCAAG GCAGCAGACAGTGCAACACTTTATGGAGTTTGTTTACATGTGCCTGAAATTGTTCAGAGGCCCCCTGGTATCCTAGACATGTATTGTCCTCCATCGCCCCGTCCATTCAGCAGCCGGTTTCTGGTTTCTGCACCACGCTGTTACTGTTTGCTGACTAAAGTTCCTTTCTTTGAGTTACACTTTGAAATGTTATACAG TCTCATTGCACAGGAGCGTCTGAACCGGATAACTCAGTTTGTAAATGAGTTGAATCTTACTGGAGGCATTCCCACGTCGAAGCCAGATGATCAAGTGAGCTTACATGTTGAGTGCCCAGAGACAGAATCATTTAGTGACTGGATGTCTTTTGCAATACCTGTTGAAGGAGCAGCAGTAAttactgctgctgctgctgggATTTTATCAGATGACGAAGTGATACAATTATCACCAAAAATATGGGAATCTCCGAAAATATGGGAATCTCCGAAAAGATGGGATTCTTGCTCTCAATCTCCTGCAAGTATGACTGCAAGTGATGCTTCAGAGTTTTTCCTGGCTAGAGATATCGAAAAGGATGGCAGGAAGAATATCCAAGGTCATGATAATTGTGCTGTTGAGACAACAGAAATTCATGATTCTACAGAAAGAACACAGGGGAATGGTGAAAGTGATCAACTTTCTCCCAAGTTTGGAACACCTTTTAGTGCTAGGAGTTGTGAATTAGAGCGGCTTGAAAGTTTGGACTCACTAGCCAG CAGTACAGCTAAAAGTGTGGTTtgggaagatgatgatgatcttTTTGCAAACAATGAAAGAGACTATGGGGATGGCTTCTTAATCGAATTTCCTACG GAGAAGAAGAATGATTTGCTACAGATAGTGCATCGATATCATTCACATTGTATTCCACCTCGAGGAACCGAATTTATCTTCCATCCACTTGAACATCTACAAGCTATTCAATATATAAGACATTCAGTTGAGGTCCTTGGCTTTAGCAATAGTTTAAATTCCTCTGAACCTGCTCAG GCCAAGGCAAAGTTGGCTGCTGCCGAGGAAGCCTTTGCATTATCAATTTGGACGACTGCAACTACTTGTCGAGTTCTGTCCCTTGAATCT ATGCTGTCATTATTTACTGGAGTGTTATTGGAAAAACAGGTGGTAGTAGTGTGCCCCAATCTG GGTGTTCTATCTGCCATAGTGCTATGTCTTATTCCAATGATTCGTCCATTTCAATGGCAGAGTTTATTTCTACCT GTTTTACCTGGATCAATGCTTGATTTTCTTGATGCACCTGTTCCATATATT GTTGGCATACAGCGTATGCCGGATGATTCGCATATGAAAACTAATAACCTTGTTCTTGTTAATGCAACGAAGAATCAG GTTAAAATGTGTCAATTGCCAAAACTTCCACAGTATAGAGAACTTTACTCGCAGTTGAGTCCAATTCATGCCAAACTTAAAAACGAAAGTTCGCATGCTAAAAGACATCCTATACATAGGTGCAATGAAGCTCAG GCTAAAGCTGCAACTCAGTTTTTGAATGTAGTTTGGCACTATTTGGAGTCACTGTGTTCAGATCTAAAATCTCATACAATAACTAGTGTACAATCGAATAACGACCGG GTTTCTTTACTTCTTAAGGAGACATTCATTGATTCATTTCCTAATAGGGACCAGCTATTCATGAAG ATATTCAGGACCACAGGGGTGAAAAGTTAG
- the LOC107491648 gene encoding uncharacterized protein LOC107491648 isoform X4: MDTKEEAEPLEDKASSPILQKISEGSFKVAGEASKSMYSGDAAGGRGGGDGNGNGNGGGGSGSGGIGGVGVGSRVPQKRPSLLHRRAQTELFTQGIQRVDSFQKLKAHVNKAFRWGNRFREPDSPSSDSPSHLSLEVMANQKRQWYQLHPKSMDCVNYKEPTTLFEHFVIVGLHPDTNLDAVEHAFARRKRWQIEKEKSEYVDYKMPKPDTTLEPQILFKYPLGKKLTVPRKELCSFCFPEGVKASMLERTPSLSELNELVYGQEHLGRDDLSFIFTLKAADSATLYGVCLHVPEIVQRPPGILDMYCPPSPRPFSSRFLVSAPRCYCLLTKVPFFELHFEMLYSLIAQERLNRITQFVNELNLTGGIPTSKPDDQVSLHVECPETESFSDWMSFAIPVEGAAVITAAAAGILSDDEVIQLSPKIWESPKIWESPKRWDSCSQSPASMTASDASEFFLARDIEKDGRKNIQGHDNCAVETTEIHDSTERTQGNGESDQLSPKFGTPFSARSCELERLESLDSLASSTAKSVVWEDDDDLFANNERDYGDGFLIEFPTEKKNDLLQIVHRYHSHCIPPRGTEFIFHPLEHLQAIQYIRHSVEVLGFSNSLNSSEPAQAKAKLAAAEEAFALSIWTTATTCRVLSLESMLSLFTGVLLEKQVVVVCPNLGVLSAIVLCLIPMIRPFQWQSLFLPVLPGSMLDFLDAPVPYIVGIQRMPDDSHMKTNNLVLVNATKNQVKMCQLPKLPQYRELYSQLSPIHAKLKNESSHAKRHPIHRCNEAQAKAATQFLNVVWHYLESLCSDLKSHTITSVQSNNDRVSLLLKETFIDSFPNRDQLFMKHF, encoded by the exons ATGGATACAAAAGAAGAGGCTGAACCTCTTGAAGATAAGGCCTCATCCCCAATTTTGCAGAAGATATCTGAGGGGTCATTCAAAGTTGCAGGTGAAGCATCAAAGAGTATGTACTCTGGTGATGCTGCCGGTGGCAGAGGCGGTGGTGATGGTAATGGTAATGGTAACGGTGGTGGTGGCAGTGGCAGTGGTGGTATTGGTGGGGTCGGTGTTGGATCAAGAGTGCCACAAAAGAGGCCTAGTTTAttacatagaagagctcaaacTGAACTTTTTACCCAAGGGATTCAACGTGTTGACAGCTTTCAGAAGTTGAAGGCTCATGTTAACAAGGCTTTTCGATGGGGAAACAGATTCCGCGAACCAGATTCCCCATCATCAGACTCCCCGTCGCATTTGAGCCTCGAGGTCATGGCGAACCAGAAACGGCAGTGGTATCAGCTTCATCCCAAATCTATG GATTGTGTAAACTATAAGGAGCCAACCACGCTTTTTGAACATTTTGTGATTGTGGGGCTGCATCCTGATACTAACTTGGATGCTGTGGAGCATGCATTTGCTAGAAGGAAACGATGGcaaatagagaaagaaaaatctGAATATGTAGATTACAAAATGCCAAAGCCCGACACAACTTTGGAACCACAG ATACTTTTCAAATATCCTCTTGGAAAGAAGCTAACAGTACCACGGAAGGAGTTATGCTCCTTTTGCTTTCCTGAAGGTGTAAAG GCATCAATGTTGGAGAGGACTCCATCTCTAAGTGAATTAAATGAACTTGTCTATGGACAG GAACATTTAGGCAGAGATGATCTATCATTTATCTTTACACTCAAG GCAGCAGACAGTGCAACACTTTATGGAGTTTGTTTACATGTGCCTGAAATTGTTCAGAGGCCCCCTGGTATCCTAGACATGTATTGTCCTCCATCGCCCCGTCCATTCAGCAGCCGGTTTCTGGTTTCTGCACCACGCTGTTACTGTTTGCTGACTAAAGTTCCTTTCTTTGAGTTACACTTTGAAATGTTATACAG TCTCATTGCACAGGAGCGTCTGAACCGGATAACTCAGTTTGTAAATGAGTTGAATCTTACTGGAGGCATTCCCACGTCGAAGCCAGATGATCAAGTGAGCTTACATGTTGAGTGCCCAGAGACAGAATCATTTAGTGACTGGATGTCTTTTGCAATACCTGTTGAAGGAGCAGCAGTAAttactgctgctgctgctgggATTTTATCAGATGACGAAGTGATACAATTATCACCAAAAATATGGGAATCTCCGAAAATATGGGAATCTCCGAAAAGATGGGATTCTTGCTCTCAATCTCCTGCAAGTATGACTGCAAGTGATGCTTCAGAGTTTTTCCTGGCTAGAGATATCGAAAAGGATGGCAGGAAGAATATCCAAGGTCATGATAATTGTGCTGTTGAGACAACAGAAATTCATGATTCTACAGAAAGAACACAGGGGAATGGTGAAAGTGATCAACTTTCTCCCAAGTTTGGAACACCTTTTAGTGCTAGGAGTTGTGAATTAGAGCGGCTTGAAAGTTTGGACTCACTAGCCAG CAGTACAGCTAAAAGTGTGGTTtgggaagatgatgatgatcttTTTGCAAACAATGAAAGAGACTATGGGGATGGCTTCTTAATCGAATTTCCTACG GAGAAGAAGAATGATTTGCTACAGATAGTGCATCGATATCATTCACATTGTATTCCACCTCGAGGAACCGAATTTATCTTCCATCCACTTGAACATCTACAAGCTATTCAATATATAAGACATTCAGTTGAGGTCCTTGGCTTTAGCAATAGTTTAAATTCCTCTGAACCTGCTCAG GCCAAGGCAAAGTTGGCTGCTGCCGAGGAAGCCTTTGCATTATCAATTTGGACGACTGCAACTACTTGTCGAGTTCTGTCCCTTGAATCT ATGCTGTCATTATTTACTGGAGTGTTATTGGAAAAACAGGTGGTAGTAGTGTGCCCCAATCTG GGTGTTCTATCTGCCATAGTGCTATGTCTTATTCCAATGATTCGTCCATTTCAATGGCAGAGTTTATTTCTACCT GTTTTACCTGGATCAATGCTTGATTTTCTTGATGCACCTGTTCCATATATT GTTGGCATACAGCGTATGCCGGATGATTCGCATATGAAAACTAATAACCTTGTTCTTGTTAATGCAACGAAGAATCAG GTTAAAATGTGTCAATTGCCAAAACTTCCACAGTATAGAGAACTTTACTCGCAGTTGAGTCCAATTCATGCCAAACTTAAAAACGAAAGTTCGCATGCTAAAAGACATCCTATACATAGGTGCAATGAAGCTCAG GCTAAAGCTGCAACTCAGTTTTTGAATGTAGTTTGGCACTATTTGGAGTCACTGTGTTCAGATCTAAAATCTCATACAATAACTAGTGTACAATCGAATAACGACCGG GTTTCTTTACTTCTTAAGGAGACATTCATTGATTCATTTCCTAATAGGGACCAGCTATTCATGAAG CATTTTTAA